A genomic window from Sulfurospirillum multivorans DSM 12446 includes:
- a CDS encoding EAL domain-containing protein, translating to MLYSEIKERENRFITALKIVFPLLLLIGIFFHSYQLFPHTSINFILLILLIPIYVYYTVYLIYYGFQTSLIDPITKTFTRAEIIAKIKKINDRENTAVIFLHVNNLSDINERYGINNGDLVLRQFIQKLEFFLREHRFKKVAIGRYSSDSFLLYLKHPHKELRHLLTIFTKSVQNVGISNIEIKVAFSLLSAAYDSDTHNLIERLLMLIEEQKKSEETTPHIKLNQFHMIIDEAIKQHQLFFKYQPSLSLQTEQISILEVLIRMESHIYGSLSKQQIQRIVNHTGYEMAFDEKVFELLVEEIEPLLQKELLFSVEISPVTLRNLSFKRYLLTLLSQHKIDPHRFILEITEQKSYENMHRFREIIESYQEVGFKIALGNFGGNNCGFEYLKHLPIDLVKFDIEFTKKIEDPKYQQLLLHYVELIQTLHIQSMVKFVDKEALLEKIKEIRPDFIQGFCISKPKNLEQIVGDIL from the coding sequence ATGCTCTATTCTGAGATCAAGGAGAGAGAAAACCGATTTATAACCGCCCTTAAAATCGTGTTTCCTCTCCTACTTCTCATTGGCATTTTTTTTCACTCGTATCAGCTCTTTCCACATACGTCCATTAACTTTATTCTTCTGATTTTATTGATCCCCATTTATGTTTATTATACGGTCTATCTTATCTATTATGGATTTCAGACTTCGTTGATTGACCCGATCACTAAAACATTCACGAGAGCCGAAATTATCGCGAAAATTAAAAAAATTAACGATCGGGAAAATACCGCCGTTATCTTTTTACATGTAAACAATTTAAGCGACATAAATGAGCGGTATGGTATTAATAATGGAGATCTTGTTTTAAGGCAATTTATCCAAAAATTGGAATTTTTTCTAAGAGAACACCGTTTTAAAAAAGTTGCGATTGGGCGTTACAGCAGTGATAGTTTTTTGCTTTATCTCAAACATCCACATAAAGAGCTTCGCCATCTTTTAACGATTTTCACCAAAAGCGTTCAAAATGTGGGTATTTCCAATATTGAAATCAAAGTGGCTTTTTCACTCTTAAGTGCTGCGTATGATAGCGATACACATAACCTCATTGAGCGACTTTTAATGCTGATTGAAGAGCAAAAAAAGAGTGAAGAGACGACACCTCACATCAAACTCAATCAATTTCACATGATTATCGATGAAGCGATCAAACAGCATCAGCTTTTTTTCAAATACCAACCCTCTCTCAGCCTTCAAACAGAGCAGATCAGCATTTTAGAAGTCCTTATTCGCATGGAATCACACATCTATGGATCGCTCTCAAAACAACAAATTCAGCGCATTGTAAACCATACGGGTTATGAGATGGCGTTCGATGAAAAAGTGTTTGAACTTTTGGTCGAAGAGATAGAACCTTTACTTCAAAAAGAGCTGCTTTTTAGTGTTGAGATTTCCCCCGTGACCCTGCGAAATCTCAGTTTTAAACGCTATCTTTTAACGCTTCTTAGCCAACACAAGATTGATCCACACCGTTTTATTCTTGAGATAACAGAGCAAAAAAGTTATGAAAATATGCACCGATTTAGAGAAATCATTGAGAGTTACCAAGAGGTTGGGTTTAAAATAGCACTTGGTAATTTTGGAGGCAACAACTGCGGGTTTGAGTATCTGAAACATTTGCCGATTGATTTGGTAAAGTTTGACATTGAATTTACCAAAAAAATCGAAGATCCAAAATACCAACAGCTTCTTTTACATTATGTGGAACTCATCCAAACGCTTCACATTCAAAGTATGGTAAAATTCGTGGATAAAGAGGCACTTTTGGAAAAAATAAAAGAGATTAGGCCTGATTTTATCCAAGGGTTTTGTATCTCAAAACCTAAAAATTTAGAACAAATAGTAGGAGATATTTTATGA
- the queF gene encoding preQ(1) synthase produces the protein MKYGEQIIKEFDVEKDLEIWPNQHQKNYVIKLTLPEFCCLCPRSGYPDFATIYIDYIPNGFVVELKAIKLYINSFMNRNISHENSANEIYDLLDSKLKPKWLKVVADFNPRGNVHTVIEIDSKQVRNESAC, from the coding sequence ATGAAATACGGTGAACAAATTATTAAAGAATTTGATGTTGAAAAAGATTTGGAAATTTGGCCCAATCAGCATCAAAAAAACTATGTGATTAAACTGACATTGCCAGAGTTTTGTTGTCTGTGCCCACGCAGTGGTTATCCTGATTTTGCGACGATTTATATTGATTATATTCCGAATGGCTTTGTTGTAGAACTTAAAGCGATCAAGCTTTACATTAACAGCTTTATGAACCGCAACATCAGCCACGAAAACAGTGCCAATGAAATTTATGATCTTTTAGATTCCAAGCTCAAGCCAAAATGGCTCAAAGTGGTGGCGGATTTTAATCCACGAGGCAATGTGCATACGGTGATTGAAATTGACTCAAAACAGGTACGAAACGAAAGCGCATGTTAA
- a CDS encoding HD domain-containing protein produces the protein MLSPKLIEQFFGAASIQRWNDYPRMVELVELDKQAHKFIIAYFLAQMEEKDSINMVTMIEAGIFEFLRRVVVTDIRPDVFRKALQKKEKEINTWVLAQLYDSLSDIEDGAFYERFKSYLNDSSMYKKERFILKAASYMATRWEFLIVYQTSQFLNNIDRVKEAVEEEIEDYYELIGVRKMAMNKKISKIVDLSGRLRFQKRWAQTPRIPETSVLGHMLIVAILGYFYSRSINACDKRLENNFFCALFHDFPEALTRDIISPVKYSVSGLDDIISEFEIKMIEEEILPFLPDNLVSSFKYLLGLYGDNQKNEFLNKINHTGIEIVEDLSAYNEDKYNAIDGEALKNCDRIAAFIEATLSISHGVKSKELIQGKEYIRGKLKEKGQMGNADFYQLALEIETYLGV, from the coding sequence ATGTTAAGTCCAAAACTCATTGAGCAGTTCTTTGGAGCAGCTTCAATTCAACGCTGGAACGATTACCCTCGCATGGTGGAACTCGTCGAGCTTGATAAACAGGCGCACAAATTTATCATCGCCTATTTTTTAGCGCAAATGGAAGAAAAAGATAGCATCAATATGGTCACGATGATCGAAGCGGGTATCTTTGAATTTTTGCGTCGCGTTGTGGTTACCGACATTCGCCCCGATGTCTTTCGTAAGGCACTTCAAAAAAAAGAGAAAGAGATCAATACATGGGTACTGGCTCAACTCTATGATTCGCTCAGTGACATCGAAGATGGCGCGTTTTATGAGCGTTTTAAGAGTTATTTAAATGACAGCTCTATGTATAAAAAAGAGCGTTTCATCCTTAAAGCGGCTTCGTATATGGCGACACGTTGGGAATTTTTGATTGTCTATCAAACCAGTCAATTTCTTAACAATATTGACCGTGTCAAAGAGGCAGTGGAAGAGGAAATTGAAGATTATTATGAGCTCATTGGGGTTCGTAAAATGGCGATGAATAAAAAAATCTCTAAGATCGTTGATCTTAGTGGGCGACTTCGTTTTCAAAAACGGTGGGCGCAAACGCCTCGCATTCCTGAAACCTCCGTGCTTGGGCATATGCTGATTGTCGCCATTTTGGGTTATTTCTATTCACGTTCGATCAATGCGTGCGACAAACGTCTTGAAAACAACTTCTTTTGTGCTCTTTTTCATGACTTTCCCGAAGCGCTCACTCGTGACATTATTTCACCCGTCAAATACTCCGTCAGTGGGCTTGATGACATCATCAGTGAGTTTGAAATTAAGATGATTGAAGAGGAAATTCTGCCGTTTTTACCCGATAATTTGGTTTCAAGTTTCAAATATCTTTTGGGACTCTATGGCGACAATCAAAAAAATGAATTCCTCAATAAAATCAATCACACTGGCATTGAAATTGTCGAAGATTTGAGTGCCTATAATGAAGATAAATACAACGCCATTGATGGCGAAGCGCTAAAAAATTGCGACAGGATAGCCGCATTTATCGAAGCAACGCTTTCTATTTCGCATGGCGTGAAGTCTAAAGAGTTGATTCAAGGCAAAGAGTATATTCGTGGGAAGTTGAAAGAAAAAGGGCAAATGGGCAATGCTGATTTTTATCAATTGGCGTTGGAAATTGAAACGTATTTGGGAGTTTAG
- a CDS encoding uracil-DNA glycosylase, translating to MVDPKIEASWKNVLHVEFQKPYFEALKSFLVEEKKNYTVYPSGANIFAAFDNTPFESVKVVILGQDPYHGAHQAHGLSFSVQDGIQHPPSLQNIFKELRDDLGCAIPKSGNLTAWAKQGVFLLNTVLTVRASEANSHRGQGWENFTDAVIKTLSAQKEHLVFILWGSPAGAKASLIDSKKHLILRAPHPSPLSSYRGFFGSKPFSKSNEYLTCKGKKPINWCLS from the coding sequence ATGGTTGATCCAAAAATTGAAGCGAGTTGGAAAAATGTTTTACATGTAGAGTTTCAAAAGCCCTATTTTGAGGCGTTAAAAAGCTTTTTGGTGGAAGAGAAAAAAAACTATACGGTTTATCCCAGCGGAGCCAATATCTTTGCGGCGTTTGATAATACCCCTTTTGAGAGCGTTAAAGTGGTCATTTTGGGGCAAGACCCATACCATGGAGCCCATCAGGCACACGGGCTCTCTTTTTCGGTACAAGATGGAATTCAGCATCCGCCATCCCTTCAAAATATTTTTAAAGAATTACGCGATGATTTGGGGTGTGCGATTCCCAAAAGTGGCAATCTAACTGCATGGGCAAAACAAGGTGTTTTTTTACTCAACACCGTTTTAACCGTGCGTGCCAGTGAAGCCAATTCTCACCGTGGACAGGGTTGGGAAAACTTTACGGACGCTGTAATTAAGACACTGAGCGCTCAAAAAGAGCATTTGGTGTTTATTCTTTGGGGCTCTCCTGCAGGAGCCAAAGCCAGTCTGATTGATAGTAAAAAACATCTCATTTTACGTGCTCCTCACCCTTCCCCGCTCTCTTCGTACCGTGGTTTTTTTGGCTCTAAGCCTTTTTCAAAAAGTAATGAGTACCTTACATGTAAAGGCAAAAAGCCCATCAATTGGTGTTTGAGCTAA
- a CDS encoding sensor domain-containing diguanylate cyclase, whose translation MVEHEYTFSSSLSGELLLFRTLWNNSSDNMFIVAIDSDGDFVTEACNAVLEKTFHLEKHQMNGIKLKDIFDEVTFKMIADNYTQCIALNKPITYNESAIIDHTGERFWNTTILPVTDERSGNVRIFGISREFTQLKNAEKELQKVNETLDKQVKKRTKELEKANKQLKRLSTIDDLTELPNRRYFEEYFQMNWEVAKQQRSAISLVMCDIDYFKKINDTHGHLVGDLVLKEIAKAIQLSSPKKIDFVARYGGEEFIIVLCDTDQTVVYQLCTIIQDNLKNIHHNCVHGVVLAPITMSFGISRTIPKHEDDPEQLIRDADNALYKAKNSGRNCIITA comes from the coding sequence ATGGTAGAGCATGAGTACACTTTTTCCAGCTCTTTAAGTGGAGAGCTTCTTCTCTTTCGTACACTGTGGAACAATTCAAGTGATAACATGTTCATCGTTGCAATAGACAGTGATGGTGATTTTGTCACTGAGGCGTGTAATGCTGTTCTAGAAAAGACGTTTCATCTCGAAAAACATCAAATGAATGGCATAAAATTAAAAGATATATTTGATGAAGTAACATTTAAAATGATAGCCGATAACTACACTCAATGTATTGCGTTAAATAAACCCATTACATACAATGAGAGCGCTATTATCGATCATACGGGCGAGAGATTTTGGAATACAACCATTTTACCTGTCACAGATGAGCGTAGTGGAAATGTAAGAATATTTGGTATTTCAAGAGAATTTACGCAATTAAAAAATGCAGAAAAAGAGCTTCAAAAAGTCAATGAAACTCTTGATAAACAAGTTAAAAAAAGAACAAAAGAGTTAGAAAAAGCCAATAAACAACTCAAGCGTTTATCCACCATCGATGACTTGACTGAACTACCCAATAGAAGATATTTTGAGGAGTATTTTCAAATGAATTGGGAAGTTGCAAAGCAGCAACGTAGTGCTATCTCTCTTGTGATGTGCGATATCGATTATTTTAAAAAAATTAACGATACGCATGGGCATCTTGTTGGTGATCTGGTGCTAAAAGAGATCGCCAAAGCAATACAACTCTCTTCGCCTAAAAAGATCGACTTTGTAGCACGGTATGGCGGTGAAGAGTTTATTATCGTTTTATGCGACACCGATCAAACGGTGGTATATCAACTCTGCACAATCATTCAAGATAACCTTAAAAACATCCACCATAATTGTGTTCACGGTGTTGTTCTAGCGCCCATTACAATGAGTTTTGGCATAAGCCGCACCATTCCTAAACACGAAGATGACCCCGAACAACTGATACGAGATGCTGATAATGCTTTATATAAAGCGAAAAACAGTGGAAGAAACTGCATCATCACCGCTTGA
- the mutY gene encoding A/G-specific adenine glycosylase — translation MYNEAQKLLLDWYAKNGRHDLPWRQTNDAYTIYLSEIMLQQTQVKTVLERFYFPFLERFPTLQSVADAPLDDVLKMWEGLGYYTRARNLHHTALTCKGILPQNPEELGGLKGIGKSTAHAICSFAYHQALPILDANVKRVLCRYFALSTKDEKALWEKAWKLLAVKHPYEHNQAMMDIGAMICTPKNPNCLACPLAFTCKGKDAPENYPKAVKKAKVPTKKRFALVVFQEGKLGLIQRKERLLHGLWGFVQIDEKPNTAHSLGSVSHTYSHFKLELEIIHDDALHVNVDGYFTEEEIENLALSTVDKKIIQKIFSPK, via the coding sequence ATGTATAATGAAGCTCAAAAATTACTTTTAGATTGGTACGCTAAAAACGGTCGTCATGATCTTCCGTGGCGCCAAACCAACGATGCGTACACAATATACCTCAGTGAAATCATGCTGCAACAAACCCAAGTCAAAACGGTTTTGGAGCGCTTTTACTTTCCTTTTTTGGAGCGTTTTCCTACCCTTCAAAGCGTGGCAGATGCGCCGCTCGATGATGTTTTAAAAATGTGGGAAGGACTCGGCTACTACACCAGAGCTCGAAATCTTCACCATACCGCGCTTACATGTAAAGGTATTTTGCCTCAAAATCCTGAAGAGCTTGGCGGGCTTAAAGGCATTGGGAAAAGCACAGCACATGCGATTTGCTCTTTTGCGTACCACCAAGCGCTTCCTATCTTGGATGCCAATGTGAAGCGCGTTTTGTGTCGCTACTTTGCACTCAGTACAAAAGATGAAAAAGCGCTGTGGGAAAAGGCGTGGAAACTTTTAGCCGTAAAGCATCCGTATGAACATAATCAAGCGATGATGGACATCGGTGCAATGATCTGCACACCCAAAAATCCGAACTGTTTGGCATGCCCTCTTGCGTTTACATGTAAAGGTAAAGATGCCCCCGAAAACTATCCAAAAGCGGTTAAAAAAGCCAAAGTTCCAACAAAAAAACGTTTTGCTTTGGTTGTTTTCCAAGAGGGAAAATTGGGGCTTATTCAGCGCAAAGAGAGACTGCTTCATGGACTTTGGGGATTTGTTCAGATCGATGAAAAGCCAAACACGGCACACAGCCTTGGAAGCGTTTCTCACACCTACAGCCATTTTAAACTCGAACTGGAAATCATTCATGATGACGCTTTACATGTAAACGTGGATGGCTATTTTACAGAGGAAGAAATTGAAAACTTAGCACTATCAACCGTCGATAAAAAGATCATTCAAAAGATTTTTAGCCCTAAATAG
- the proV gene encoding glycine betaine/L-proline ABC transporter ATP-binding protein ProV yields MKEVKIELKNVYKIFGNSPKKALTLLKKGMDKAEIFRRTAQTIGVNNASFQIYKGEIFVIMGLSGSGKSTLVRLFNRLIEPSSGSILIDGEDIAIMNHSELRAVRRTKMSMVFQSFALLPHLNVLDNAAFGLELGGMAKVERYIKAKEALAQVGLIDYVHTYPDSLSGGMQQRVGLARALANNPDVLLMDEAFSALDPLIRSEMQDELLKLQSEQERTIVFISHDLDEAMKLGDRIAIMEGGTVVQIGSPDEILKNPANEYVRSFFKGVNVGGVITAKDIASNQQVTMIQKDGQGTLQALQILKEHDREFAYIVDRRKRFLGIVSVDSLREKPKRESIDVAFLKEIPTIDGTACLNDIVGIVASTRYSVPVVDKNQKYIGAISKATLLKALDYHGEDDNE; encoded by the coding sequence ATGAAAGAGGTTAAAATTGAGCTAAAAAATGTCTATAAAATTTTCGGAAATTCACCCAAAAAAGCACTTACTCTTTTAAAAAAAGGTATGGACAAAGCGGAAATTTTCAGACGTACTGCTCAAACAATTGGTGTTAATAACGCTAGTTTTCAAATATACAAAGGTGAAATATTTGTTATCATGGGTTTATCAGGATCAGGCAAGTCGACATTGGTTCGACTGTTTAACCGTTTGATTGAACCCTCAAGCGGTTCTATTTTAATTGATGGCGAAGATATTGCCATTATGAATCACTCAGAACTCAGAGCCGTTCGAAGAACTAAAATGAGTATGGTTTTTCAATCCTTTGCTCTTTTACCCCATCTTAATGTGCTTGATAATGCTGCTTTTGGGTTAGAACTTGGAGGTATGGCTAAAGTTGAGCGCTATATCAAAGCCAAAGAAGCACTTGCTCAAGTAGGATTGATCGATTACGTTCATACGTATCCTGATTCTCTGAGTGGTGGTATGCAACAGCGTGTTGGATTGGCACGAGCATTAGCCAATAACCCCGATGTCCTTTTGATGGATGAAGCCTTCTCTGCACTTGATCCGCTCATTCGTAGTGAGATGCAAGATGAACTACTTAAGCTTCAAAGTGAGCAAGAGCGCACCATCGTTTTTATCTCGCATGATTTAGATGAGGCTATGAAATTAGGCGATCGCATTGCTATTATGGAAGGTGGCACCGTCGTGCAAATCGGAAGTCCTGATGAGATTTTAAAAAACCCTGCTAACGAATACGTGCGCTCTTTCTTTAAAGGTGTTAATGTGGGAGGGGTGATTACAGCCAAAGATATTGCCAGTAATCAACAAGTCACAATGATTCAAAAAGATGGACAAGGCACACTGCAGGCACTGCAGATTTTAAAAGAACATGATCGTGAATTTGCCTATATTGTGGATCGAAGAAAACGTTTTTTAGGCATTGTATCGGTGGATAGTTTGCGTGAAAAACCTAAACGAGAAAGCATTGATGTTGCCTTTTTAAAAGAGATTCCAACGATTGATGGTACGGCATGTTTAAATGATATTGTTGGCATTGTGGCAAGTACGCGCTACTCTGTGCCCGTTGTCGATAAAAATCAAAAATACATAGGCGCCATTTCAAAAGCGACCCTTTTAAAAGCATTGGACTACCATGGGGAGGATGACAATGAATGA
- the proW gene encoding glycine betaine/L-proline ABC transporter permease ProW, which produces MNDTAANPWAEAPIAQEDWLIDTSVADPTVSFDWLHPFKETFFPLDRYVESGLAWTVEHFRHVFQSIRVPIDVVLRTIGDFFQFVPSTIFIVVVTLIAWQFAGRKIAIGTFISLIVIGLIGAWSEAMVTLSLVFTSFFFCVAIGLPIGIWVSRNDRASLMLRPVLDAMQTTPAFVYLVPVVMLFGIGNVPGVVVTIIFALPPLIRFTNLGIRQVPEDLIEVSRSFGATPWQMLIKVQLPVAMPTIMAGMNQTLMLSLSMVVFASMIAVGGLGQMVLRGIGRLDVGLASIGGVGIVLLAIVLDRITQALGEKDTLHAHFAWYEKGLIGFVYTTILKQRRKHD; this is translated from the coding sequence ATGAATGATACAGCAGCAAATCCATGGGCAGAAGCGCCCATCGCACAAGAAGATTGGCTTATTGACACATCCGTTGCTGATCCTACGGTTTCATTTGATTGGCTACATCCTTTTAAAGAGACATTTTTCCCTTTAGATCGCTATGTCGAATCAGGTTTAGCATGGACAGTGGAGCATTTTCGCCATGTCTTTCAATCCATTCGTGTTCCCATTGATGTGGTATTACGTACGATTGGAGATTTTTTTCAATTTGTTCCTTCAACCATTTTTATTGTCGTCGTAACGTTGATTGCATGGCAATTTGCAGGGCGTAAAATTGCGATTGGAACATTTATTTCGCTTATTGTTATTGGCTTAATTGGTGCGTGGAGCGAAGCGATGGTTACCCTCTCTTTGGTGTTTACCTCGTTCTTCTTCTGCGTAGCGATAGGACTGCCTATCGGTATTTGGGTTTCACGTAACGATAGAGCTTCTTTGATGCTTAGACCCGTTTTGGATGCAATGCAAACGACACCGGCGTTTGTCTATTTGGTTCCGGTTGTGATGCTCTTTGGCATCGGCAATGTCCCCGGTGTTGTGGTGACCATTATTTTCGCTCTTCCCCCATTGATCCGCTTTACCAATCTTGGTATTAGGCAAGTGCCTGAGGATTTGATTGAAGTATCACGAAGTTTTGGAGCAACGCCTTGGCAGATGCTGATTAAAGTACAGCTTCCCGTTGCCATGCCAACCATTATGGCGGGTATGAACCAAACATTGATGCTCTCACTCTCTATGGTGGTATTTGCCTCTATGATCGCCGTGGGAGGCCTTGGACAGATGGTACTTCGCGGTATTGGAAGACTTGATGTGGGGTTAGCCTCTATTGGTGGTGTGGGAATTGTTCTTTTAGCCATTGTGCTAGATCGCATTACCCAAGCACTGGGAGAGAAAGATACCCTCCATGCGCATTTTGCGTGGTATGAAAAAGGGCTCATAGGCTTTGTTTATACCACCATCTTAAAACAAAGGAGAAAACATGATTAA
- the proX gene encoding glycine betaine/L-proline ABC transporter substrate-binding protein ProX, with product MINVLKQGLLGIVCTMLFSSISVAADLPGKGVKVHSMHSPISEEKFQTVIINEALKALGYDVLPIDEVAYAVIYQTISQNKTSKDIYYTSVNWTPLHDAMFEKAGGEKEMYRKGTYVSGCAQGYLIDKKTAEKYNIKYINDLKDPKIAKLFDSNNDGKADLAGCNPGWGCEKVIEFQLDAFGLRDTIKHNQGEYSAIIAETIARYKQGKPILYYTWTPYWVSGILVPGKDTVWLQVTKSAHPITKDTALSNGQNYGFNVNAMKIVANGDVATQNPVVAKLFEVATLNINDISAENMLISKGENSEEDIVRHAQSWIKGHEKIFQGWINEAKKAAK from the coding sequence ATGATTAACGTACTCAAGCAAGGGCTTCTAGGTATTGTTTGCACGATGCTCTTTAGCAGCATCAGTGTTGCAGCAGATTTACCAGGCAAAGGTGTTAAAGTGCATTCCATGCATAGTCCTATTTCTGAGGAGAAATTTCAAACGGTCATTATCAATGAGGCGCTTAAAGCATTGGGATATGACGTTTTACCCATTGATGAAGTCGCTTACGCAGTCATTTATCAAACGATTTCTCAAAATAAAACATCAAAAGATATTTATTATACATCGGTCAATTGGACACCACTGCATGATGCTATGTTTGAAAAAGCAGGTGGAGAGAAAGAGATGTATCGTAAAGGAACGTATGTCTCAGGATGTGCACAAGGTTATTTGATTGATAAAAAAACAGCTGAAAAATATAATATCAAATACATTAACGATCTCAAAGACCCTAAAATCGCGAAATTATTTGATAGCAATAATGATGGAAAAGCTGACTTGGCAGGATGTAATCCAGGTTGGGGATGTGAAAAAGTAATCGAATTTCAACTCGATGCATTTGGTCTTAGAGATACGATTAAACACAATCAAGGTGAGTATTCGGCAATTATTGCTGAAACCATTGCACGATACAAACAAGGTAAACCAATTTTATATTATACATGGACACCGTATTGGGTCAGTGGTATTTTAGTTCCAGGAAAAGATACTGTATGGCTTCAAGTAACGAAGAGTGCGCATCCAATTACCAAAGATACGGCATTAAGTAATGGTCAAAATTATGGCTTTAATGTTAACGCTATGAAAATTGTAGCCAATGGCGATGTCGCGACACAAAATCCTGTGGTGGCTAAGTTATTTGAAGTTGCAACGTTGAATATCAATGACATTAGTGCTGAAAACATGCTGATTAGTAAAGGTGAAAACAGTGAAGAAGACATTGTTCGTCACGCGCAATCGTGGATAAAAGGACATGAAAAAATCTTTCAAGGCTGGATAAACGAAGCGAAAAAAGCCGCAAAATAG
- a CDS encoding multidrug effflux MFS transporter: MSHTLTERQIVLTLASLAAITPLSIDMYLPAFPIIAKSLQTSIPNVEISLSLFFFGMAMGQLFGGPISDAYGRRPMIIIGLILFGISSLLLSFTDSIEMFWILRAIQSFGGGIATVNVSAIVRDMFEGKESARIFSMIAMVMLMAPLIAPTMGSLVLKFFDWNIIFIFLSLYTLFALGFYLFRFPSVKQERVKVTPIQNYKTVLSHKMAMVFIVSQILSSSGMYTFITSSSFIYMEHFHVSSGQFALFFALNVTTLMIVGRINAWLVKYKDPLVLLRIGMSAQALIGIALFACQDQSIYVLFPLIGLYIGTLGLIFGNSVSLSLEFFPSISASANAIIGVLQYSVGALMGFTASFLHDATLFPITGVMMVVSVCGATLLLLGSRGYIPHHGS, encoded by the coding sequence ATGTCCCACACACTTACCGAGCGTCAAATTGTCTTAACCCTTGCAAGCCTTGCTGCCATTACCCCTTTATCGATTGATATGTATCTACCCGCGTTTCCTATCATTGCGAAAAGCCTTCAAACCTCTATCCCCAATGTCGAAATCAGCTTAAGCCTTTTCTTTTTTGGTATGGCAATGGGACAGCTTTTTGGCGGTCCCATTTCGGATGCGTACGGCAGACGTCCGATGATCATCATTGGGCTTATTTTATTTGGTATCAGTAGCCTTTTGCTCTCGTTTACCGACAGCATCGAAATGTTTTGGATCTTAAGAGCGATTCAATCCTTTGGTGGAGGCATCGCCACGGTCAATGTTTCCGCCATTGTGCGTGATATGTTCGAGGGCAAAGAGAGTGCGCGCATCTTCTCCATGATCGCGATGGTGATGCTGATGGCACCTTTGATCGCTCCAACGATGGGCTCGTTAGTCCTCAAATTTTTTGACTGGAACATCATCTTTATATTTTTAAGCCTTTACACCCTTTTTGCGCTCGGTTTTTACCTCTTCCGTTTTCCTTCTGTGAAGCAAGAACGAGTCAAAGTCACACCGATTCAGAACTATAAAACCGTGCTTAGCCATAAAATGGCGATGGTTTTTATCGTCTCTCAAATTCTCTCTTCTTCAGGGATGTATACGTTTATCACCTCTTCATCCTTCATCTATATGGAACATTTTCATGTCAGCTCAGGTCAATTTGCACTTTTTTTCGCGCTTAATGTCACCACACTGATGATCGTGGGAAGGATCAACGCATGGCTTGTCAAATACAAAGACCCTCTTGTTCTGCTTCGCATTGGTATGAGCGCTCAAGCACTCATTGGCATTGCGTTGTTTGCCTGCCAAGATCAGAGTATTTACGTTCTTTTTCCCCTCATTGGACTCTACATTGGTACGCTAGGGCTCATTTTTGGAAATTCTGTCTCTTTATCCTTGGAGTTTTTCCCAAGCATCAGCGCTTCGGCCAATGCCATCATCGGTGTTTTGCAGTACAGTGTGGGAGCCCTCATGGGGTTTACCGCAAGTTTTTTGCACGATGCAACACTCTTTCCCATCACGGGTGTGATGATGGTGGTCAGCGTATGTGGCGCAACGCTGTTACTTTTGGGAAGTAGAGGCTACATTCCGCATCATGGAAGCTAA